From a region of the Luteibaculum oceani genome:
- a CDS encoding YraN family protein produces the protein MSDNKKKGDWAEQKAIAYLRKIGHDIIETNWRFGRLEVDIISSHENFLVFTEVKFRSSDFFGQPHEFVTRAKQKKIVRAANEYVISTQFDGEVRFDVVGIGEFDLQYFKEAFRPY, from the coding sequence ATGTCGGATAATAAAAAGAAAGGCGATTGGGCGGAGCAGAAGGCGATAGCCTATTTGAGGAAAATTGGACATGATATAATTGAGACCAATTGGCGATTTGGAAGATTAGAAGTGGATATCATCTCAAGTCACGAAAATTTTCTGGTTTTTACCGAGGTTAAATTTAGAAGTTCTGATTTTTTCGGTCAACCACATGAATTTGTAACCCGAGCTAAGCAAAAGAAAATAGTTAGAGCTGCGAATGAGTATGTAATTTCTACACAATTCGATGGTGAAGTGCGATTTGATGTTGTTGGAATTGGAGAATTTGATTTACAGTATTTTAAGGAAGCTTTCAGGCCGTATTAA
- a CDS encoding S66 peptidase family protein has protein sequence MSHTPTIALVATARFAEESFCIPAIQRLNEMGCNVVLPPNFYASDNQFGGSDEIRFKNFRWAWDQTDVDAIWIVRGGYGSIRIAQEIKQLIRNKPNDKVLIGYSDVTALHGLFQRCGFYSIHGTMPVNFGTNTPESLERIVDFLKGNKLPGLSATRNQFNSPGVASGHLVGGNLSMLYSMQNTPYMPELNGAILFIEDLDEYLYHIDRMMQNLKHSGALDKIAGLVVGQLSDMNDNTVPFGKNANEIVFDYTKNLGIPVAFNFPFGHCENNLPLIHGAQVNLRVSSKESAILEYVG, from the coding sequence ATGAGCCATACCCCCACCATCGCTTTAGTTGCTACTGCACGTTTTGCGGAGGAATCTTTTTGTATACCAGCCATTCAAAGACTCAATGAAATGGGGTGTAACGTGGTTTTGCCTCCAAACTTTTATGCATCTGATAATCAGTTTGGCGGTTCGGATGAAATCCGTTTTAAAAATTTTAGATGGGCTTGGGATCAAACCGATGTAGATGCTATTTGGATTGTTAGAGGTGGTTATGGCTCTATCCGAATAGCTCAAGAAATTAAGCAGCTTATTCGTAACAAGCCTAATGATAAAGTGCTTATTGGATACAGCGATGTTACTGCCCTGCATGGATTATTTCAACGTTGTGGATTTTACTCCATTCACGGTACCATGCCAGTTAATTTTGGCACAAATACCCCGGAATCTCTGGAGCGTATTGTCGATTTTTTAAAGGGTAATAAACTGCCTGGTCTAAGTGCAACACGCAATCAATTTAACAGTCCTGGTGTGGCTTCAGGTCATTTGGTTGGAGGTAACCTTTCGATGCTATATTCTATGCAAAATACGCCTTACATGCCCGAACTGAACGGCGCGATATTGTTTATAGAAGATCTTGATGAGTATTTGTATCACATAGATAGGATGATGCAAAACTTGAAACACTCTGGGGCCTTGGATAAAATAGCAGGATTGGTGGTGGGCCAGTTGAGCGACATGAATGATAACACCGTTCCTTTCGGGAAAAATGCGAATGAAATAGTATTCGATTACACCAAAAATCTTGGGATCCCCGTTGCATTTAATTTCCCCTTTGGTCACTGCGAAAATAACTTACCTCTTATTCATGGAGCACAGGTAAATCTTCGGGTTTCTAGCAAGGAAAGTGCTATATTAGAGTATGTCGGATAA
- the metG gene encoding methionine--tRNA ligase codes for MSKAKRYLVTAALPYANGPLHIGHIAGAYLPADIYVRFLKAQGKDVAFICGSDENGAAITLRAKKEKTTPKEIVDRYHGIIQKAFEDFGMSFDIYHRTSGDDHKEMAQEFFLELHKNQAFEEKKSEQYFDEKEGMFLADRYITGTCPKCSNEGAYGDQCEKCGSALSPDDLINPKSTISGATPVKKETSHWYLPMQQHEDWLRDWLVEGKLEGKETHNPSDWKNNVLGQCKSWIDGGLQSRAMTRDLDWGVPVPLENSEGKVLYVWLDAPIGYVTATKKWADQQKKDWKEYWKSEDSELIHFIGKDNIVFHCIIFPILLKLNKGFNLPANVPANEFLNLEGQKISTSRNWAVWLHEYLEDFPGKQDELRYVLCSIAPETKDSEFTWKDFQARVNNELVAVLGNFVNRALVLTHKYYEGEVPAPNTLNETDKEVLAEAKAIPARVEKALSEYKFREALQHAMSLARLGNKYLADEEPWKQIKTDQERVKTIMSIALEITAGLRGVLLPFLPNTVAKLDAMLNLEPATWRTLQSDIWIEAGHKINKAQLLFSKVEDADIDKQIEKLAQNNKANNQKVKPMKELTDFDTFQKMDLRMAEIKEAVKVPKSSKLFQLKVDIGSEERTVVSGIAKHFSPEDLVGKKVLMLANLAPRKIMGIESQGMLLFAEDDQEKLYTVEGNSDVMNGATVS; via the coding sequence TTGAGCAAAGCTAAAAGATACCTTGTAACCGCAGCCCTTCCATATGCAAACGGGCCTTTACATATTGGACATATAGCAGGAGCCTATTTACCTGCAGATATTTACGTGCGCTTTTTAAAAGCACAGGGCAAAGATGTTGCCTTTATATGCGGAAGTGATGAAAACGGTGCAGCAATTACTTTACGCGCCAAAAAAGAAAAAACTACACCAAAAGAAATAGTAGACCGATACCACGGAATCATTCAAAAAGCTTTTGAAGATTTCGGTATGTCTTTCGATATCTACCACCGCACCTCAGGTGATGACCACAAAGAAATGGCTCAGGAATTTTTTCTTGAGCTACATAAAAACCAAGCCTTTGAAGAAAAAAAGTCGGAGCAATATTTCGATGAAAAGGAAGGCATGTTTTTAGCGGACAGGTACATTACTGGAACCTGCCCGAAATGCTCAAATGAAGGAGCTTATGGAGATCAATGTGAAAAATGTGGATCGGCATTAAGTCCGGACGACTTGATAAACCCAAAATCTACAATTAGTGGAGCTACTCCAGTAAAGAAGGAAACTAGCCATTGGTACCTGCCTATGCAGCAGCATGAGGACTGGCTAAGAGATTGGTTGGTAGAAGGAAAGCTAGAGGGAAAGGAAACGCATAATCCTTCGGACTGGAAGAACAACGTACTTGGACAATGTAAATCGTGGATAGACGGTGGCTTGCAAAGTAGAGCCATGACACGTGATTTGGACTGGGGAGTACCGGTGCCTCTGGAGAACTCTGAAGGAAAAGTTCTTTACGTATGGTTAGACGCCCCAATTGGATACGTAACTGCAACTAAAAAATGGGCAGACCAACAAAAAAAAGATTGGAAGGAATACTGGAAAAGTGAGGATAGCGAATTAATCCACTTTATTGGAAAAGACAATATCGTTTTCCACTGTATTATTTTCCCCATCCTTCTGAAACTAAACAAGGGTTTCAACCTTCCGGCAAACGTACCCGCAAACGAGTTCTTGAATCTTGAGGGGCAGAAAATTTCAACCTCTAGAAATTGGGCGGTATGGCTCCACGAATACCTTGAAGATTTCCCTGGAAAACAAGATGAATTGCGTTACGTATTGTGTTCAATTGCCCCAGAAACAAAGGATAGTGAATTTACCTGGAAAGATTTTCAAGCTAGAGTTAACAATGAACTCGTTGCTGTGCTTGGAAATTTTGTAAACCGCGCTCTTGTGCTAACCCATAAGTATTACGAAGGTGAAGTTCCGGCGCCAAACACCTTAAATGAAACCGATAAAGAAGTACTAGCGGAAGCTAAAGCAATCCCTGCACGAGTAGAAAAGGCATTAAGCGAATACAAATTCAGAGAAGCGCTTCAGCATGCAATGAGCCTAGCCAGACTGGGAAATAAATATCTTGCTGATGAGGAGCCATGGAAGCAGATAAAAACGGATCAAGAACGCGTAAAAACGATAATGTCTATAGCATTAGAAATTACTGCAGGATTGCGCGGAGTATTACTTCCGTTTTTACCAAACACTGTTGCGAAATTAGACGCGATGCTAAATCTGGAACCAGCTACTTGGAGAACTTTACAAAGCGATATTTGGATAGAAGCTGGACATAAAATTAACAAAGCACAACTTCTATTCTCCAAAGTGGAGGATGCTGATATTGATAAACAAATAGAAAAATTAGCGCAAAACAACAAAGCCAATAATCAGAAAGTAAAACCCATGAAAGAACTTACCGACTTCGATACCTTCCAGAAAATGGATTTGAGAATGGCAGAAATAAAAGAAGCTGTAAAGGTGCCCAAGTCTTCGAAGCTGTTCCAATTGAAGGTAGACATTGGTTCGGAGGAAAGAACAGTGGTTTCGGGAATCGCGAAACACTTCTCCCCAGAAGATTTAGTTGGGAAAAAGGTATTGATGCTGGCCAACTTGGCACCAAGAAAAATAATGGGTATAGAAAGCCAAGGTATGTTATTGTTTGCCGAAGATGACCAAGAAAAACTGTATACTGTGGAAGGTAATTCCGACGTTATGAACGGAGCAACAGTAAGTTAA
- a CDS encoding rhodanese-like domain-containing protein, with protein sequence MKKYLFFILILGLNLSACAQNEVLEPKVFIENFKTHENAVLLDVRTPEEWNQGIIEGAKMINFFSPAFEAELKKLNKEQAVYVYCKSGGRSGKTAAKLKTLGFTEVYDLSGGITAWRDQDLPTVKP encoded by the coding sequence ATGAAAAAGTATTTATTCTTTATATTGATTCTAGGTTTAAATCTTAGCGCTTGCGCTCAAAATGAGGTACTGGAGCCAAAGGTTTTTATTGAAAACTTTAAAACCCATGAAAATGCGGTTTTATTGGACGTTAGAACTCCAGAAGAGTGGAATCAAGGGATTATTGAAGGAGCTAAAATGATCAACTTCTTTTCTCCTGCATTTGAGGCAGAACTCAAAAAGTTAAATAAGGAGCAAGCGGTTTATGTATACTGTAAATCGGGAGGGAGATCTGGTAAAACAGCTGCAAAACTTAAAACATTGGGTTTTACCGAGGTATATGATTTATCTGGTGGGATTACCGCTTGGAGAGATCAGGACTTACCGACGGTTAAACCTTAA
- a CDS encoding polysaccharide deacetylase family protein, which produces MIPANTPQWIQKAIPGVLWRVETAEKELYLTFDDGPIPEVTPWVLDLLLSYNAQATFFCIGDNVQKHPAIYQRIIEEGHGVANHTQNHLNGWKSSKSNYVSNVEACSKWVDSKLFRPPYGKFTKGQLEWLKRRYTTILWSVLSKDYSKNLSPQQVLDNALKCKEGDIIVFHDSLKARKNLEYVLPRFLEHYQNLGYTFKSIKV; this is translated from the coding sequence ATGATACCAGCTAATACACCTCAGTGGATTCAAAAAGCAATCCCTGGGGTGCTATGGCGTGTAGAAACCGCAGAAAAAGAACTTTATTTAACTTTTGATGATGGTCCAATTCCCGAGGTTACACCCTGGGTGTTGGACCTTCTTCTTTCGTACAATGCCCAAGCTACCTTCTTTTGTATTGGGGATAATGTGCAAAAACATCCAGCTATTTACCAAAGGATAATAGAAGAAGGACATGGGGTAGCAAACCACACACAAAACCATTTAAATGGCTGGAAAAGTTCTAAGAGTAACTACGTAAGCAACGTAGAGGCCTGTTCAAAATGGGTAGATAGTAAGCTTTTTAGACCTCCTTATGGCAAATTTACCAAGGGGCAGTTAGAATGGCTTAAAAGACGTTACACAACCATTTTATGGTCGGTTTTAAGCAAGGATTACAGTAAAAATTTATCTCCTCAACAGGTTTTAGATAATGCCTTGAAATGCAAGGAGGGAGATATTATCGTATTTCACGATAGTTTAAAGGCCCGAAAGAATTTAGAGTATGTGCTCCCCAGATTTCTGGAACACTATCAAAATCTGGGGTACACGTTTAAGTCGATTAAGGTTTAA
- a CDS encoding protein O-mannosyl-transferase family, protein MEYKKLNNLVGWFVFIIATATYVLGVEPTSSFWDCGEFITSAYKLQVGHPPGAPLFMLIARFFTIFVPQDLVAYAVNIMSALCSSFTILFLFWSITALLKKLQLRREKVLDQGNIWAIMIGGVIGALAYTFSDSFWFSAEEGEVYAMSSLFTAVVFWSILKYDEVADKPHATRWLVLIAYFMGLSIGVHLLNLLVIPSIAFVYYFRNFKVTRKGVIYTFLISMVILGVFQSIIIPGSVKLASKFELLFVNSLGLPFHSGLIFFLILIAAGIVFGLNYTKKKEKPLWNTVLICLGVVLLGYSTYTTIMIRSAANPPMDENNPESVFSLLSYLNREQYGDRPLLYGQYWMAPLDPANPRRDGNPVYTKGYTVKSGERTIRTYAANFEASQFIESSKLPNLSIETEYIVSDDQKGAKYNYDPEFCSIFPRMYSPQDNHISQYKKWSNFEGKPIRTRDPQTGQQTILRKPTVGENLRFFFAYQIDWMYWRYFMWNFAGRQNDIQGHGNHTDGNWLSGVDFIDEQRLGNQEKITETQKNNKAYNKFYLLPFILGMIGLVFHLFRDIKGWSVVMLLFLTTGLAIVVYLNQYPLQPRERDYAYVGSFYAFAIWIGFGAYALYQMAREANLAVLKKIAIPSLGAGAFLFLVEAASGSDHGLSYSILYISVVALIALALFSFIGTKVKKPLTQAALALLVTIPVPLIMAAEGWDDHSRAKRETAVAFAKNYLDSCAPNAILFTNGDNDTFPLWYAQEVEGYRTDVRIVNLSLLNTDWYVDQMKRKAYDSDPVPFSLSEYQYRQGTRDIVFLDNSKNKAGLYVDVDRIMDFVKDDGNKVQTQGGESVFYIPTKRFSVSVDKDKILSNGTVAVKDSSLVVDEIKWQINKRYLLKAQLMVLDLLATNDWERPIYFAVTTGADAYLGLQDYFQLEGLTYRLVPIKSNNSNPNVSGRIAADIMYENLMQKFTWGNMDTEEIYMDENNLRMTTNLRLQFSNLADEFIAAGDNEKAKEVLDKAFEVMPEKNVPYNRIVQPLVEGYYQIGDTAAANRLSVRLFEIFEDDIDYYTSLEPEFLVQDRREMEIAQMVANRIVQMSGRFGNDTALTEDLRARLQVLNQKVTEANEKLQSRNQRISF, encoded by the coding sequence ATGGAATATAAAAAGTTGAATAACCTAGTCGGATGGTTTGTATTTATTATCGCCACCGCCACTTACGTATTAGGAGTTGAACCAACCTCAAGTTTTTGGGATTGTGGGGAATTTATTACCTCGGCATATAAGCTGCAAGTTGGGCACCCACCCGGAGCTCCCCTGTTTATGCTTATCGCCCGCTTCTTTACCATTTTTGTTCCTCAAGATCTTGTTGCATACGCCGTTAATATTATGTCGGCATTATGTAGCTCATTCACCATCCTGTTCTTGTTCTGGTCGATAACAGCACTGTTAAAAAAGTTACAACTACGTAGAGAAAAAGTATTGGACCAAGGGAATATCTGGGCAATAATGATAGGCGGTGTTATTGGTGCACTTGCTTATACCTTTTCAGATTCTTTCTGGTTCTCTGCAGAAGAGGGAGAGGTATATGCAATGTCTTCGCTTTTCACGGCCGTGGTATTCTGGTCCATCCTGAAATACGACGAGGTAGCCGATAAGCCACATGCCACTCGCTGGTTAGTTCTTATTGCTTATTTCATGGGATTATCCATCGGGGTTCACCTTCTTAACCTTCTTGTAATTCCTTCTATTGCATTTGTTTACTATTTCAGAAACTTTAAAGTGACCAGAAAAGGGGTAATCTATACCTTCCTGATTTCCATGGTTATTTTAGGGGTATTCCAATCGATCATCATTCCTGGCTCAGTGAAACTGGCTAGTAAATTTGAGTTGCTATTTGTTAACTCACTAGGCCTTCCATTTCATTCTGGATTAATTTTCTTCTTGATTTTAATAGCAGCGGGAATTGTTTTTGGATTGAATTACACCAAGAAAAAGGAAAAACCACTTTGGAATACGGTCCTAATCTGTCTTGGAGTAGTCCTTCTAGGGTACAGTACCTATACTACCATCATGATTCGTTCTGCTGCGAATCCACCCATGGATGAAAACAACCCAGAATCGGTTTTCTCATTACTTTCATACTTAAATCGTGAGCAATACGGAGACCGCCCTCTTTTATACGGACAATATTGGATGGCTCCGCTAGACCCAGCGAACCCCAGAAGAGATGGAAATCCGGTTTACACGAAAGGATATACAGTTAAATCTGGAGAGCGTACCATAAGAACTTATGCTGCCAATTTTGAGGCAAGTCAATTCATCGAGTCCTCAAAGCTTCCTAACCTAAGCATAGAAACGGAATACATTGTTTCCGATGACCAAAAGGGAGCCAAGTACAACTACGATCCTGAGTTTTGCAGTATTTTCCCAAGGATGTATTCTCCGCAAGACAATCATATTTCACAATATAAGAAGTGGAGTAACTTCGAGGGGAAACCCATAAGAACAAGAGACCCACAAACTGGGCAGCAAACCATTCTAAGAAAGCCAACAGTTGGAGAAAACCTTAGGTTTTTCTTCGCCTATCAGATAGATTGGATGTATTGGCGCTACTTTATGTGGAATTTCGCGGGTCGTCAAAATGATATTCAAGGTCATGGAAATCACACCGATGGAAACTGGCTTTCTGGAGTCGATTTTATAGACGAGCAACGCCTAGGTAATCAGGAAAAAATTACCGAGACCCAGAAGAATAACAAAGCGTATAATAAATTCTATCTACTTCCATTTATCCTAGGGATGATTGGATTGGTATTCCATCTATTTAGAGACATTAAGGGATGGTCTGTGGTGATGCTATTATTCCTTACTACAGGATTGGCTATTGTGGTCTACTTAAATCAATATCCTCTTCAACCAAGGGAGCGTGATTATGCCTATGTAGGATCTTTCTACGCCTTTGCAATTTGGATAGGATTTGGAGCCTATGCCCTATACCAAATGGCAAGAGAAGCTAACTTAGCGGTACTTAAGAAAATTGCTATTCCTTCATTGGGAGCAGGTGCCTTCTTATTCTTAGTAGAGGCCGCTTCGGGATCAGATCATGGACTTTCATACTCTATTTTATACATTTCTGTTGTAGCACTTATCGCCTTAGCCTTGTTCAGCTTTATTGGAACCAAGGTTAAGAAGCCGCTTACTCAGGCAGCTTTGGCCCTATTGGTTACCATTCCTGTGCCATTAATTATGGCGGCAGAAGGGTGGGACGACCACAGTAGAGCGAAGCGTGAAACTGCAGTTGCATTCGCAAAAAATTACCTAGATAGTTGTGCTCCAAATGCCATCTTATTTACCAATGGTGATAACGATACCTTCCCACTTTGGTATGCGCAGGAAGTAGAGGGGTATAGAACTGATGTGAGAATTGTTAACCTTTCATTATTGAATACCGACTGGTATGTTGATCAGATGAAGAGAAAGGCATACGATTCAGATCCTGTTCCATTTAGCTTAAGCGAATACCAATATCGCCAAGGAACTCGCGATATTGTTTTCCTGGATAATTCTAAAAACAAAGCGGGACTGTACGTAGATGTTGATCGAATTATGGACTTTGTTAAAGACGATGGAAACAAAGTTCAAACGCAAGGCGGAGAATCGGTTTTCTATATTCCAACCAAACGCTTTAGCGTAAGTGTAGACAAAGACAAGATATTGTCTAACGGTACAGTTGCGGTTAAGGATTCCAGTCTAGTTGTTGATGAAATAAAATGGCAAATTAATAAGCGCTACTTATTAAAAGCACAATTAATGGTGCTAGATCTACTGGCTACTAACGATTGGGAACGTCCAATTTATTTTGCAGTAACTACTGGGGCCGATGCATACCTTGGACTTCAAGATTACTTCCAATTAGAGGGCTTAACGTATCGTTTAGTTCCAATTAAGAGCAATAACTCTAATCCTAATGTGAGTGGAAGAATTGCAGCGGATATCATGTACGAAAATCTGATGCAGAAATTCACTTGGGGTAACATGGATACCGAGGAAATCTACATGGATGAGAATAATTTAAGGATGACAACTAACCTTAGACTACAATTCTCAAACCTTGCCGATGAATTTATTGCTGCTGGTGATAACGAAAAAGCAAAGGAAGTTCTGGATAAGGCCTTTGAGGTTATGCCGGAGAAAAATGTACCATATAACCGAATTGTTCAGCCGCTGGTTGAAGGGTATTACCAAATTGGAGATACTGCTGCTGCAAATAGATTAAGTGTTCGTTTATTTGAAATTTTCGAGGATGACATCGATTACTATACCAGCTTAGAACCGGAGTTTTTGGTTCAGGATAGAAGGGAAATGGAAATTGCCCAAATGGTAGCCAATCGAATCGTTCAAATGTCGGGTCGTTTTGGAAACGATACTGCGCTAACTGAAGATTTAAGAGCGAGGTTACAGGTGTTAAACCAAAAGGTAACCGAGGCGAACGAGAAGCTTCAATCAAGAAATCAAAGAATAAGTTTCTAA
- the ispG gene encoding (E)-4-hydroxy-3-methylbut-2-enyl-diphosphate synthase — protein MKDFTPHTYCESLTTYKRLSTLEVTVGSVKIGGNNPIRLQSMTTTDTMNTKETVEQSVRMIEAGCELVRITAPSKKEAQNLLEIKNALRAMGHDTPLVADIHFTPNAAEVAAQIVEKVRINPGNFVDKKKFEFIEYTDDSYQEELNRIEKKFVPLVELCKKHNTAMRIGTNHGSLSDRILSRFGDTPEGMVESALEFLRIAKRMDYHNIVLSMKASNTLVMVQAYRLLVNKMHAEGMNYPLHLGVTEAGDGEDGRIKSAVGIGALLEDGLGDTIRVSLTEEPEAEIPVAAKLAASYKNRIDRSLPDISDWYNINPYAYQKSESKDLGWIGGGNHPVVLSDLSDRDQIKPASLFPVGYNYSVPLDKWNIMSMAVDAVYIGKNNLDFEIPGTLHVLQDVEVWEQKERVHPVIDFNQLTERSLPSTEVFVKISDTQVFENDDYSVLPDRAVIVLSSAVEEGQSLRAAFLKLRSNSKAPIIIQVGDKRAEKEDVQLYASARAGLLLIDGLGDGLFLDAPKIPLKDKMETCFGILQATRTRISKTEYISCPSCGRTLFDLQETTAKIRKVTNHLKGVKIGIMGCIVNGPGEMADADYGYVGTGPGKITLYKEKEVVTRNVPEEEAVDALIDLIKTHGDWKEPEAV, from the coding sequence ATGAAAGACTTTACGCCACATACATACTGCGAATCCCTAACTACATATAAAAGATTATCGACACTTGAGGTAACGGTAGGATCGGTAAAAATTGGCGGTAATAATCCCATCCGACTGCAAAGTATGACTACCACCGACACCATGAATACCAAGGAAACCGTGGAGCAATCTGTAAGGATGATTGAAGCGGGCTGTGAGTTGGTGCGTATAACTGCCCCTAGTAAAAAGGAGGCTCAAAATCTGCTAGAAATTAAAAATGCTCTAAGGGCTATGGGGCATGATACTCCTCTAGTAGCGGATATCCATTTCACACCCAACGCAGCTGAGGTTGCGGCGCAAATTGTGGAGAAGGTAAGAATAAACCCGGGGAACTTTGTGGATAAGAAAAAATTCGAGTTCATAGAGTATACCGACGATAGTTATCAGGAAGAGCTAAACCGAATAGAGAAGAAATTTGTACCCCTTGTTGAGTTGTGTAAAAAGCATAACACTGCAATGCGTATTGGAACTAACCACGGTTCTTTAAGCGATCGAATTTTAAGTCGCTTTGGCGATACTCCAGAGGGGATGGTGGAGTCTGCACTCGAATTTTTGCGCATTGCAAAAAGGATGGATTACCACAACATAGTACTGAGCATGAAGGCCAGTAATACTCTTGTTATGGTACAGGCATATCGCTTGTTGGTGAATAAGATGCATGCCGAAGGAATGAATTATCCATTGCATTTGGGCGTTACTGAAGCTGGAGATGGAGAAGATGGAAGAATAAAGTCTGCTGTGGGTATTGGTGCTTTGCTAGAGGATGGGCTTGGCGATACCATTAGGGTTTCGTTAACCGAAGAACCGGAAGCAGAAATTCCAGTTGCGGCAAAATTAGCTGCATCATACAAAAATAGAATAGATAGAAGTCTACCGGATATCTCGGATTGGTACAATATTAATCCCTACGCATATCAAAAAAGTGAATCGAAGGATTTAGGTTGGATTGGTGGTGGAAATCATCCTGTTGTGCTTTCAGATTTATCGGATCGCGACCAGATTAAACCAGCAAGTCTTTTCCCAGTTGGATATAATTATTCCGTGCCACTAGATAAATGGAATATCATGTCCATGGCTGTAGATGCCGTGTACATAGGTAAAAATAACCTCGATTTTGAAATTCCCGGAACTTTACACGTCTTGCAGGATGTTGAGGTATGGGAGCAAAAGGAAAGGGTACATCCCGTTATAGATTTTAATCAACTAACCGAAAGGTCGCTTCCTTCTACTGAGGTATTTGTGAAAATTTCGGATACCCAGGTTTTTGAAAATGATGATTATTCTGTTTTACCAGACAGGGCGGTAATAGTTTTAAGCTCTGCTGTAGAAGAAGGTCAATCTTTACGTGCCGCATTTTTAAAATTGAGATCCAATTCTAAGGCACCCATTATCATTCAAGTTGGCGATAAGCGAGCGGAAAAGGAAGATGTACAGTTGTACGCGTCTGCAAGGGCCGGACTACTATTAATCGACGGGTTAGGAGATGGATTATTCTTAGATGCGCCCAAAATTCCATTAAAAGACAAGATGGAAACATGTTTTGGGATACTTCAGGCTACGCGAACGAGGATTTCTAAAACGGAATATATTTCTTGTCCAAGTTGCGGTAGAACCCTTTTCGATCTTCAGGAAACTACGGCTAAAATCAGAAAGGTAACCAACCACTTAAAGGGGGTGAAAATTGGTATTATGGGCTGTATTGTAAACGGTCCAGGAGAAATGGCCGATGCAGATTATGGCTACGTAGGCACGGGGCCAGGAAAAATTACGCTTTATAAAGAAAAAGAGGTGGTAACACGAAACGTGCCAGAAGAAGAGGCCGTAGATGCGCTTATTGATCTTATTAAAACACACGGCGATTGGAAAGAGCCGGAAGCAGTATGA
- a CDS encoding DMT family transporter: MTNSRAMPKKTNAYLLLHLTVFLFGFTGVLGKLISVGSSDIVWYRMGIAAIALGLYLVSFPKPKIPSESFPKVLATGAVIAIHWIFFFEAVKQSSVSVALVGVTSSTLFTALLSPLFTKRKILAYEVLLGIMVLVGIGVIFQISTSFRVGIILSVIAAALASVFTLINEQFIRSLAPSRVSFWEMAAGWAAVTLYFIFSGKFDAQFFSISTEDLLWLLVLGVACTAFAFVASIRVMEHLPAFTVSISINLEPIYAILLAFVIFEEYELWNFSFVIGATIIIASILLNSIIKKRLKQKAKLNT; the protein is encoded by the coding sequence ATGACGAACAGCAGAGCGATGCCGAAAAAAACTAATGCCTATTTATTGCTGCACCTAACGGTTTTTCTTTTCGGATTTACTGGGGTATTGGGCAAATTGATTTCTGTTGGATCTTCTGACATCGTTTGGTACAGAATGGGGATAGCTGCAATAGCTTTGGGATTGTATTTGGTTTCCTTCCCAAAACCCAAAATTCCTAGCGAATCTTTTCCCAAGGTATTAGCAACAGGAGCGGTTATCGCTATACATTGGATATTTTTCTTCGAGGCGGTTAAACAATCCTCTGTTTCGGTAGCGTTAGTAGGGGTTACCAGCAGTACGTTGTTTACCGCATTATTATCACCCCTGTTTACCAAAAGAAAAATACTAGCATACGAAGTTCTTCTGGGTATTATGGTATTGGTTGGAATTGGAGTGATATTTCAAATATCCACCAGTTTTAGGGTGGGAATAATTTTAAGTGTTATTGCTGCAGCTCTAGCTTCGGTATTTACATTGATAAACGAGCAGTTTATTCGATCTCTAGCTCCATCAAGAGTTTCCTTCTGGGAAATGGCGGCAGGATGGGCAGCCGTTACCCTTTATTTTATTTTCTCTGGAAAATTCGACGCCCAATTTTTTTCAATTTCTACCGAAGATTTATTGTGGCTCTTAGTTCTTGGAGTCGCTTGTACCGCCTTCGCTTTTGTGGCATCCATTCGCGTGATGGAACATTTGCCAGCTTTTACGGTATCCATAAGCATAAATCTCGAACCTATTTATGCCATTTTACTGGCATTTGTAATTTTTGAAGAATACGAACTCTGGAATTTTTCTTTTGTAATTGGGGCAACAATTATAATAGCCTCCATACTTTTGAACTCCATTATTAAAAAGCGCCTTAAGCAAAAAGCAAAGCTTAATACTTAG